In a genomic window of Spirochaetaceae bacterium:
- a CDS encoding SDR family oxidoreductase: protein MNSWLQLEDKTAVVTGAASGIGRAVARALAEAGARVVAADRDTEAGARAALELAGGAPAGHRFAALDVTDPDGVRAVFAAAPEPVDILVNNAGVNLPAALLDVEAEQIARTLAVNQTGMILCAQAAAAGMAGAGGGVIVNVASESGLEGSAGQSVYAASKAAVYSLTRSWAKELGPRGVRVVGVAPGPLEPTGMTGAAYMAALAKARDTTPAAIERGYASAIPLGRPGTLAEVANVVLFLASPRASYVTGTVVNVSGGKSRA, encoded by the coding sequence ATGAACAGTTGGCTGCAGCTTGAGGACAAGACCGCCGTGGTGACCGGCGCCGCTTCCGGGATCGGACGCGCGGTGGCCCGTGCGCTGGCCGAGGCGGGGGCGCGGGTGGTGGCGGCGGACCGCGACACCGAAGCCGGCGCCCGCGCGGCGCTGGAACTGGCCGGCGGTGCGCCGGCCGGACACCGCTTCGCGGCGCTGGACGTAACCGACCCGGACGGCGTCCGCGCTGTCTTCGCCGCGGCGCCGGAACCCGTGGACATCCTGGTCAACAATGCCGGCGTGAACCTGCCGGCGGCGCTGCTCGACGTCGAGGCCGAGCAGATTGCCCGAACCCTGGCCGTGAACCAGACCGGCATGATCCTGTGCGCGCAGGCGGCGGCGGCCGGCATGGCGGGGGCCGGCGGCGGCGTGATCGTCAACGTGGCCTCGGAGTCGGGCCTGGAGGGGTCCGCCGGCCAGAGCGTATACGCGGCCAGCAAGGCGGCGGTGTACTCCCTGACCCGCTCCTGGGCCAAGGAGCTGGGTCCGCGGGGCGTGCGCGTGGTGGGGGTGGCGCCGGGGCCGCTGGAGCCCACCGGCATGACCGGCGCCGCCTACATGGCCGCCCTGGCCAAGGCGCGCGACACCACCCCGGCGGCGATCGAGCGCGGTTACGCTTCGGCGATCCCTCTCGGCCGGCCCGGCACGCTGGCCGAGGTCGCCAACGTGGTCTTGTTCCTGGCCTCGCCGCGCGCCTCCTACGTCACCGGCACGGTGGTCAACGTCTCAGGCGGGAAGTCGCGCGCGTGA
- a CDS encoding DMT family transporter produces MKSATPAHNILAPTPAIVALVTLLALLWGGNSVFIKVGLRAMPPFSLTAARLALGLAVIGCWAVVRRIPLRLQPGELLPHATLAGLFLVQVLALHGGTHFTLAAHSTVMMSTYPLFTSLFAHLLIAGDRLTPRTVAGLALGFAGVLATFAPELIAGGAPASVLGSAVVLGSSGLLGLRTAVSKRMLHAVSAEKLLFWMLLLSLPAAIVLSLLAGEPARLRFDIGGLLAIGYVGVVIAGFCFLTWTAILARYRASRLTVMFFATPLSGTFLSWWIVGDPLGPSLLVGALLVAGAIFVNAAPGPDRRRWNPVTRG; encoded by the coding sequence ATGAAGTCCGCGACGCCCGCGCACAACATCCTGGCGCCGACGCCGGCGATCGTGGCGCTGGTCACCCTGCTGGCGCTGCTGTGGGGCGGCAACTCGGTGTTCATCAAGGTGGGCCTGCGCGCCATGCCGCCGTTCTCGCTGACCGCCGCCCGCCTCGCGCTGGGCCTGGCCGTGATCGGCTGCTGGGCGGTGGTGCGCCGCATTCCGCTGCGCCTGCAACCCGGCGAGCTGCTGCCGCACGCCACGCTGGCCGGCCTGTTTCTGGTACAGGTGCTCGCGCTGCACGGCGGCACCCACTTCACCCTGGCGGCCCACTCCACCGTGATGATGAGCACCTACCCGCTGTTCACGTCGCTGTTTGCCCACCTGCTGATCGCCGGCGACCGGCTCACGCCGCGCACCGTCGCCGGGCTGGCATTGGGATTCGCCGGCGTGCTCGCTACCTTCGCCCCGGAACTGATTGCCGGCGGCGCCCCGGCATCGGTGCTCGGCAGCGCAGTGGTGCTGGGCAGCTCCGGCCTTCTCGGGCTGCGCACCGCCGTGTCCAAGCGCATGCTGCACGCGGTGAGCGCCGAGAAGCTGCTGTTCTGGATGCTGCTGCTCAGCCTGCCCGCGGCCATCGTGCTGAGCCTGCTGGCCGGCGAGCCGGCACGGCTGCGGTTCGACATCGGCGGACTGTTGGCCATCGGCTACGTGGGCGTGGTGATCGCCGGGTTCTGTTTCCTCACCTGGACCGCGATTCTGGCCCGCTACCGCGCCAGCCGGCTCACGGTAATGTTCTTTGCGACGCCGCTGTCCGGTACCTTTCTGAGCTGGTGGATCGTCGGCGATCCACTCGGCCCGAGCCTGCTGGTCGGCGCGCTGCTGGTGGCGGGAGCGATCTTCGTCAACGCCGCGCCCGGTCCTGACCGCCGCCGGTGGAACCCGGTGACGCGCGGCTAG
- a CDS encoding efflux RND transporter permease subunit: protein MKIVSVATRRPVTVVVFFVALVMFGVISFRELPVDLLPDLSFPTLTIRTEYPGVAPADVETFVTTPIEDAVGIVSGVVDIASVSRAGLSDVIMEFAWGTDMDFAAIDVREQLAQLGLPAAAEDPILLRFDPALDPIMRISVGSAVPGDVTVADQAGLRLLAEQSIKQRLESIDGVAAAIVAGGVEEEIQINVDQSRSALLGIPLSQIASRLQRENVDVTGGSIADGAAEYVVRVLARFADLDEIGRIVVGEVGDVQVRLQDLADVRSGYQEQSTITRTNRRPSVEISIHKEAAANTVAVAQAVKERLGEVEQELEGVVDVELRVVSDQSRFIEQSIRDVIQAALLGGVLAIAVLYLFVRRLRSTLVVGLAIPISVIASFFLMFLGGVSLNIMSLGGLALGIGMLVDSSIVVLESIERHRVAGADRGTAARTGGAEVGSAVVAATLTTLCVFIPVVFVSGIAGQLFVDPALTVTFSLLVSLAVALTLIPMASAVGAATDPPVAPPGAQVASDRPAPAGAAAESDGRVDGSAPPEAAEDVARELLSVRVAAAPGRGMLAVVRGAGVVLRLLVTPLAWLFENLYGVVNVVYPQVLGWALRRRLLVIVLAVVLLAGSLSLVPLLGAELIPEIRQGTIVVDVELPPGTPVARTDATLAEMQRLAAELPAVAQTYAVAGSSRTGDEEVRENSGQILIDLHPEYRRRAEDRALAQLREALAGVPGAAVTFGRPPLLTFDAAVEARIGGAAPAVLERAAQAVAGRLAEVTGLADVSARVAGTSPEVVIRLNRGQLAELDLDAEAVGEIVAAKLQGEVPTELERGRQDVALRVRTRPEDRATIEDLAGLIVTTVGDVPVPLSAVAAVTVADGANEIRRVDQRRVVLVAANLDGRDLGSVTDEVQAVLDGVQAEFGVDAELAGQWQDMVESFDSMQLALILALILTYLVMAAQFESLLHPLIILAAVPFGLVGVVLTLAVFAVPVSAIALIGVIMMAGIVVNNAIVLVDYINQLRRRGMDPHAAIRQAAVTRVRPILMTTATTVLGLVPLALRLGDGWELRQPLAVTVIGGLLFSTLITLVLVPILYSLIGGHGVRRDTARATADDAALEVSP, encoded by the coding sequence GTGAAGATCGTGTCGGTGGCCACCCGCCGTCCGGTGACGGTGGTGGTGTTCTTCGTTGCCCTGGTGATGTTCGGCGTGATCTCGTTCCGCGAGCTGCCGGTCGACCTGCTGCCCGACCTGTCGTTCCCGACCCTCACCATCCGCACCGAGTACCCCGGCGTTGCCCCCGCCGACGTCGAAACCTTCGTTACTACGCCGATCGAGGACGCCGTCGGCATCGTGTCCGGGGTGGTGGACATTGCCAGCGTTTCGCGCGCCGGCCTGTCCGACGTGATCATGGAGTTCGCCTGGGGCACCGACATGGACTTCGCGGCCATCGACGTGCGCGAACAACTCGCCCAACTGGGCCTGCCGGCCGCCGCCGAGGATCCGATCCTGCTGCGCTTCGATCCGGCGCTCGATCCGATCATGCGCATCAGCGTGGGCAGCGCCGTACCGGGAGACGTGACGGTGGCCGATCAGGCCGGGCTGCGCCTGCTGGCCGAGCAGTCGATCAAGCAGCGGCTGGAGAGCATCGACGGCGTGGCCGCGGCAATCGTGGCCGGCGGAGTGGAGGAGGAGATCCAGATCAACGTCGACCAGAGCCGCTCGGCGCTGCTCGGCATCCCGCTGTCCCAGATCGCCAGCCGGCTGCAGCGTGAGAACGTGGACGTGACCGGCGGCAGCATCGCCGATGGCGCGGCGGAGTACGTGGTGCGCGTGCTGGCGCGATTCGCCGACCTCGACGAGATTGGGCGCATCGTGGTGGGCGAGGTGGGCGACGTGCAGGTGCGGCTGCAGGATCTGGCCGACGTGCGCAGCGGTTACCAGGAACAATCCACCATCACCCGTACCAACCGCCGGCCGAGCGTGGAAATATCGATCCACAAGGAGGCCGCCGCCAATACGGTCGCCGTCGCGCAGGCGGTAAAGGAGCGCTTGGGCGAAGTCGAACAGGAGCTGGAGGGGGTGGTCGACGTGGAGTTGCGGGTGGTGTCCGACCAGTCGCGCTTCATCGAGCAGTCGATCCGCGACGTGATCCAGGCCGCCTTGCTCGGCGGCGTGCTGGCAATTGCGGTGCTCTACCTGTTCGTGCGCCGGCTGCGCAGCACGCTGGTGGTGGGGCTGGCAATCCCCATCTCGGTGATAGCGAGCTTCTTTCTGATGTTCCTGGGCGGCGTGTCGCTCAACATCATGTCGCTCGGCGGGCTGGCGCTCGGCATCGGAATGCTGGTGGACAGCTCCATCGTGGTGCTGGAGAGCATCGAGCGCCACCGTGTGGCCGGCGCCGATCGTGGCACCGCGGCCCGTACCGGAGGCGCCGAGGTGGGCAGCGCCGTGGTGGCCGCGACCCTGACCACCCTGTGCGTGTTCATCCCCGTGGTGTTCGTGAGCGGCATTGCCGGCCAGTTGTTCGTGGACCCGGCGCTTACCGTCACGTTTTCGCTGCTGGTCAGCCTGGCGGTGGCGCTGACGCTGATCCCGATGGCCAGCGCCGTCGGAGCCGCGACCGACCCTCCCGTGGCGCCGCCGGGTGCGCAGGTTGCGTCCGACCGGCCAGCGCCTGCCGGTGCGGCCGCGGAGTCCGACGGGCGGGTGGACGGCTCGGCGCCGCCCGAAGCGGCCGAGGATGTCGCCCGCGAACTCCTGTCGGTGCGCGTGGCCGCGGCGCCGGGGCGCGGAATGCTGGCGGTCGTCCGCGGCGCGGGTGTCGTGCTGCGCCTGCTGGTCACGCCGTTGGCGTGGCTGTTCGAGAACCTGTACGGGGTGGTGAACGTCGTCTACCCGCAGGTGCTCGGCTGGGCGCTCCGCCGCCGCCTCCTGGTGATTGTGCTGGCCGTGGTCCTGCTGGCCGGCTCCCTGAGCCTGGTGCCGCTACTCGGCGCCGAGCTGATCCCGGAAATTCGCCAGGGCACGATCGTGGTCGACGTGGAGTTGCCGCCCGGTACGCCGGTGGCGCGTACCGACGCCACGCTCGCGGAGATGCAGCGCCTCGCCGCCGAACTGCCGGCGGTGGCGCAGACCTACGCGGTGGCCGGCTCGTCGCGCACGGGCGATGAAGAGGTGCGCGAGAACAGCGGCCAGATCCTGATCGACCTGCACCCGGAGTACCGGCGCCGCGCCGAGGACCGCGCCCTGGCTCAGCTTCGCGAAGCGCTGGCCGGCGTTCCCGGCGCCGCGGTGACGTTCGGCCGCCCGCCCCTGCTGACCTTCGATGCCGCCGTGGAGGCGCGTATCGGCGGCGCCGCGCCGGCGGTGCTGGAGCGCGCCGCGCAAGCGGTTGCCGGGCGCCTGGCGGAAGTTACCGGCCTGGCCGACGTCAGCGCCCGGGTCGCCGGCACCAGTCCGGAGGTGGTGATCCGCCTCAACCGCGGCCAGCTCGCGGAGCTGGACCTGGACGCCGAGGCGGTGGGCGAGATCGTGGCCGCCAAGCTGCAGGGCGAGGTGCCGACCGAGCTGGAGCGCGGCCGGCAGGACGTGGCGCTCCGGGTGCGCACGCGACCCGAGGATCGAGCCACCATAGAGGACCTGGCGGGTCTGATCGTTACCACGGTGGGAGACGTCCCGGTGCCCCTGTCGGCGGTAGCGGCGGTCACCGTGGCCGACGGCGCCAACGAGATCCGCCGCGTCGATCAGCGCCGGGTGGTGCTGGTGGCTGCCAACCTGGACGGGCGCGACCTGGGCAGCGTTACGGACGAAGTGCAGGCGGTGCTCGACGGCGTGCAGGCCGAATTCGGCGTGGATGCCGAGTTGGCCGGTCAGTGGCAGGACATGGTCGAGTCGTTCGACAGCATGCAACTCGCGCTCATCCTGGCGCTGATCCTGACCTACCTGGTGATGGCGGCCCAGTTCGAGTCGCTGCTGCATCCCCTGATCATACTGGCGGCGGTGCCGTTCGGCCTGGTGGGCGTGGTGCTGACACTGGCGGTGTTCGCCGTCCCGGTGAGCGCCATCGCCCTGATCGGTGTGATCATGATGGCCGGCATCGTGGTCAACAATGCCATCGTCCTGGTGGACTACATCAACCAGTTGCGCCGCCGTGGAATGGATCCGCACGCGGCGATCCGGCAGGCGGCGGTGACGCGGGTGCGCCCCATCCTGATGACCACCGCGACCACCGTGCTGGGGCTGGTGCCGCTGGCCCTGCGCCTGGGTGACGGTTGGGAGCTGCGCCAGCCGCTGGCGGTGACGGTGATCGGCGGGCTGCTGTTCTCGACCTTGATCACGCTGGTCCTGGTTCCGATTCTTTACTCCCTGATTGGCGGTCACGGCGTGCGCCGTGACACCGCGCGAGCGACCGCGGACGACGCGGCGCTGGAGGTAAGCCCATGA